CCGCCAACGCTGCCGCAAAGCAGACCCTTCTCGCGCCTCTCCCTGACCTTGCGCTGCTGCGGGCGTACAGCGGCGGCGGCGGGATCGGAGAGAGCGCCAACCAGTTCTACACCCCCGCCCGCCTCGGGGCCTTGCTGTGGGACGCCGTCACCCCATACCTGAAGCTGGACGACGAAAAGAAACCGATCCGCGCCCTCGAACCCAGCTGCGGCAACGGCAGCCTGCTCACCCATGCCCCCGCAGGCGTCCTCCTGACGGGCGTGGAATACGATCCCACCGCTGCCAAAGCCGCCCAACTCCTGCACCCTCACGCCGCTGTCCACAGCATGCCGTTCGAGCGGTACGCCAAACGCAGCAGCGAGGCGCTCTTCGACGTCGTCATCGCCAACCCCCCCTACGGTTCTAGAGGCGAAACCCGTGACCTGCACGAGCAGGGCGAATCCCGCAGCGAGCGCTACTTCATGCAGCAGATCCTGGCCCGCACCCAATTCCAGACCGGGCTGGTGAGCGTCCTGATCCCCATCGCCCTGCTGCACGGCGCGTCTCACCAGAGCTGGCGTGAAGCGCTGCTCAAGCAGGCCCTGCCCATCCATGCCGCCGTCATCCCTACTGGGGCCTTCAAAGACGCTGGAGCGGGCGTCACCACGGCGCTGCTGATCTTGCGCCGTCACGATCACGGCGTGGCTGAAGCCTTGAGCACCCTGAGTGCCGAGCAAGTGACCGATGTGCTGTTCGAGTACGCCAGTGACTTGTGGCACCGCCAGCTCCTGCGCCACTTCAAACAGGGCAGCAGCCTCATCGAGACCTCCAGCAGTGACGGCAACTGGACCCACAAGCTCCGCTTCACGTACAGCGCCTACTGCTTGTGCGCCAACACCAAGCTCAGTGTCGGGCGGTACGGCAACCCCCTGCTGGAAGGCCCGCTCAAGCAGGGCGGCCTCAGCCAGTTCCACGATCAAGTGGCCTGCGGTATGAAAAGCCAGCCAGTGGTCTTCAAGACCGTTATCGAAACGATCTGGGTAATGCTCCAGGAAATCCTTCCAAAAACGTCCGCCCACTTGCGAGGGTAGGGCACACTGGAGGGAAATTATGGGAAAACAGCGAAAGAAGTGGCCGACCGATACCAAAGAGCAGATCGTGCTGTCTGTGCTCGGCGGCCAGCTCAATGTGGCAGAGGCGGCCCGGCAGCATGGTGTCAATGAAAGCCTGATTCACACCTGGAAAGCTCAATTCTTGGAAGCAGGTCGTGGCCGCTTGGCTGGGGACCACACGGATGACCGTCACGGTGAACTGGAACGCGAGAATGAACGCCTGAAGGTGCTGGTGGGCGAGAAGGAATTGGCGCTGCACATCGCAAAAAAAGCACGGGGTCTTTGAGTCCGGCTGAGCTTCTCGTGATCTACGAAGAGCTGCTCAGAGACCAACCACAGCTAAGTCTGGCCCGCTTCGCGTGCGAAGCGGGTGTTCCTGCCT
The Deinococcus psychrotolerans genome window above contains:
- a CDS encoding N-6 DNA methylase — its product is MLNSFALLAVTGLLALFGLNEANPFPRVRLSKVRGLPKNALALNGNLFAQDDHDVRSTPTAAPEAAHALYGVEVSGSSDTARFTANAAAKQTLLAPLPDLALLRAYSGGGGIGESANQFYTPARLGALLWDAVTPYLKLDDEKKPIRALEPSCGNGSLLTHAPAGVLLTGVEYDPTAAKAAQLLHPHAAVHSMPFERYAKRSSEALFDVVIANPPYGSRGETRDLHEQGESRSERYFMQQILARTQFQTGLVSVLIPIALLHGASHQSWREALLKQALPIHAAVIPTGAFKDAGAGVTTALLILRRHDHGVAEALSTLSAEQVTDVLFEYASDLWHRQLLRHFKQGSSLIETSSSDGNWTHKLRFTYSAYCLCANTKLSVGRYGNPLLEGPLKQGGLSQFHDQVACGMKSQPVVFKTVIETIWVMLQEILPKTSAHLRG
- a CDS encoding transposase, which produces MGKQRKKWPTDTKEQIVLSVLGGQLNVAEAARQHGVNESLIHTWKAQFLEAGRGRLAGDHTDDRHGELERENERLKVLVGEKELALHIAKKARGL